In a genomic window of Streptomyces sp. SJL17-4:
- a CDS encoding fumarate reductase/succinate dehydrogenase flavoprotein subunit produces MDIPLTVPDLADATELSCDVLVIGGGTAGTMAALTAAEHGANVLLLEKAHVRHSGALAMGMDGVNNAVVPGRAEPDDYVAEITRANDGLVDQSTVRQTATRGFGMVRRLESYGVKFEKDEHGEYAVRQVHRSGSYVLPMPEGKDVKKVLYRQLRRREMRERIRIENRVMPVRVLTHPEDGRAVGAAGFNTRTGEFVVVRAGAVILATGPCGRLGLPASGYLYGTYENPTNAGDGYAMAYHAGAALTGIECFQINPLIKDYNGPACAYVANPFGGYQVNRHGERFVESDYWSGQMMAEFAAELASDRAPVYLKLSHLPEETIGAVESILHTTERPTRGTFHEGRGHDYRTHDIEMHISEIGLCGGHSASGVRVDSHARTTVPRLYAAGDLASVPHNYMIGAFVFGDLAGEDASQYPAYEGELEHEQLAAAHELVYRPLRRPEGPPQPQVEYKLRRFVNDYVAPPKTGAKLSLAVEAFDRMSEEIAGMGARTAHELMRCAEVSFIRDCAEMAARASLARTESRWGLYHERLDHPERDDTSWLHHLDLRKSPSGTMVFTARPVEPYLVPVPEFAPPGGPERHLGEVELVPVATAGPREAAPAARPHAEAPAPVEVPAVAAPHPRLLRLLSLVEDSPDLDALGPYLEDHDPAVRAAAVTALGETAPTGTGPVLAARLRDESPLVRAAASAALRELVEVLPAGPELGAGLRDALAVPDAAVRSAALEVLRALRLGDSGLYGGALADRTVEVRVQAVRALVSVDAVTELAGAAADPAREVRIAVARGLAAVRNPTPEPLGPLLDDPDPLVRGAALAALAGTGCPDRYATRAEAALGDPAWQVRSGAATALRAAPAAPAVPALAKALADANADVRKAAVLSLLVHRAEPEARTALAGASDDPDADVRAYAARAAL; encoded by the coding sequence GTGGACATCCCCCTGACCGTGCCCGATCTCGCCGACGCGACCGAGCTGTCCTGCGACGTGCTCGTCATCGGCGGCGGCACCGCCGGCACGATGGCCGCGCTGACCGCCGCCGAGCACGGGGCGAACGTCCTGCTCCTGGAGAAGGCGCACGTCCGGCACTCCGGCGCCCTCGCCATGGGCATGGACGGCGTCAACAACGCGGTCGTGCCGGGCCGCGCCGAACCCGACGACTACGTCGCCGAGATCACCCGCGCCAACGACGGCCTGGTGGACCAGTCGACGGTCCGGCAGACGGCGACGCGGGGCTTCGGCATGGTCCGGCGCCTGGAGTCGTACGGGGTGAAGTTCGAGAAGGACGAGCACGGCGAGTACGCGGTCCGGCAGGTGCACCGGTCCGGTTCCTACGTGCTGCCGATGCCCGAGGGCAAGGACGTCAAGAAGGTCCTCTACCGGCAGTTGCGGCGGCGCGAGATGCGGGAGCGGATCCGGATCGAGAACCGGGTCATGCCGGTCCGCGTCCTCACCCACCCCGAGGACGGCCGGGCGGTCGGCGCCGCCGGGTTCAACACCCGCACCGGCGAGTTCGTCGTCGTCCGGGCGGGGGCCGTGATCCTGGCCACCGGCCCCTGCGGGCGCCTCGGCCTGCCGGCCTCCGGCTATCTGTACGGCACGTACGAGAACCCCACGAACGCCGGTGACGGCTACGCCATGGCGTACCACGCCGGTGCGGCGCTCACCGGGATCGAGTGCTTCCAGATCAACCCCCTGATCAAGGACTACAACGGCCCGGCCTGCGCCTATGTCGCCAATCCCTTCGGGGGCTACCAGGTGAACCGGCACGGCGAGCGGTTCGTGGAGTCCGACTACTGGTCGGGGCAGATGATGGCCGAGTTCGCGGCCGAACTCGCGTCGGACCGGGCCCCGGTGTACCTGAAGCTGAGCCATCTCCCCGAGGAGACCATCGGCGCCGTCGAGTCGATCCTGCACACCACGGAGCGGCCCACGCGCGGCACCTTCCACGAGGGCCGCGGGCACGACTACCGGACCCATGACATCGAGATGCACATCTCGGAGATCGGCCTGTGCGGCGGTCATTCGGCGTCGGGGGTACGGGTGGACTCCCACGCCCGGACGACCGTGCCGAGGCTGTACGCGGCCGGTGACCTGGCCTCCGTACCGCACAACTACATGATCGGCGCGTTCGTCTTCGGTGACCTGGCGGGTGAGGACGCCTCCCAGTACCCGGCGTACGAGGGCGAGTTGGAGCACGAGCAGCTCGCTGCCGCCCATGAACTCGTCTACCGGCCGTTGCGTCGTCCGGAGGGGCCGCCGCAGCCCCAGGTCGAGTACAAGCTGCGGCGGTTCGTCAACGACTACGTGGCGCCGCCGAAGACGGGCGCGAAACTCTCCCTGGCCGTCGAGGCGTTCGACCGGATGTCGGAGGAGATCGCCGGGATGGGGGCGCGTACGGCTCATGAGTTGATGCGGTGCGCGGAGGTGTCGTTCATCCGGGACTGCGCCGAGATGGCGGCGCGGGCCTCGCTCGCCAGGACCGAGTCGCGCTGGGGTCTGTACCACGAGCGGCTGGACCACCCGGAGCGGGACGACACGAGCTGGCTGCACCACCTCGATCTCCGCAAGTCCCCGTCCGGGACGATGGTGTTCACGGCGCGTCCGGTGGAGCCGTATCTGGTGCCGGTGCCCGAGTTCGCGCCGCCGGGCGGTCCGGAGCGGCACCTCGGCGAGGTGGAGCTGGTGCCGGTCGCCACGGCCGGCCCCCGGGAGGCGGCTCCGGCCGCGCGGCCGCACGCGGAGGCCCCGGCCCCGGTCGAGGTTCCGGCGGTCGCGGCCCCCCACCCCCGCCTGCTCCGACTCCTCTCCCTCGTCGAGGACTCGCCCGATCTCGACGCCCTCGGCCCGTATCTGGAGGACCACGATCCGGCTGTCCGGGCTGCCGCCGTCACCGCTCTCGGCGAGACCGCGCCGACCGGTACCGGGCCGGTGCTCGCCGCGCGGCTCCGGGACGAGTCGCCGCTCGTACGGGCCGCCGCGTCGGCCGCCCTGCGCGAGCTGGTCGAGGTCCTGCCCGCCGGGCCGGAGCTCGGTGCCGGTCTGCGGGACGCGCTCGCCGTGCCCGACGCGGCCGTGCGGTCCGCCGCGCTGGAGGTCCTGCGGGCGCTGCGGCTCGGGGATTCCGGCCTGTACGGCGGGGCGCTCGCCGACAGGACCGTCGAGGTACGCGTCCAAGCCGTCCGGGCCCTGGTCTCGGTGGACGCCGTCACGGAGCTGGCGGGGGCGGCCGCCGATCCGGCCCGTGAGGTCCGGATCGCGGTGGCCCGGGGGCTGGCAGCCGTGCGGAATCCGACGCCCGAGCCGCTCGGGCCGCTGCTCGACGACCCGGACCCGCTGGTCCGGGGCGCGGCACTCGCCGCCCTGGCCGGAACGGGCTGCCCGGACCGCTACGCGACACGCGCCGAAGCCGCCCTCGGCGATCCGGCCTGGCAGGTCCGCTCGGGCGCCGCGACCGCCTTGCGGGCCGCGCCGGCCGCCCCGGCCGTTCCGGCGCTCGCGAAGGCGCTCGCCGACGCGAACGCGGACGTCCGGAAGGCCGCCGTCCTCTCGCTCCTCGTCCACCGGGCCGAACCCGAGGCCCGGACGGCACTCGCGGGGGCGTCGGACGACCCCGACGCGGACGTACGCGCCTACGCGGCCCGCGCGGCGCTTTGA
- a CDS encoding GNAT family N-acetyltransferase produces the protein MSSPQPPLRDTPGTGTTPSAPPLLLRPWAYEDAEPLVRHHRDPHLRAWLATHLDTTRQARAWVYAQNAGWAAGARAAFAIVEDTATGRTAPLGHIGVTREGAAAVRVGYWTAPEARGRGIASRALTRVARWVTDEDSPFAGRTPELVHAVGNEGSCRTALACGFPLSGTLPAAPPARPRAQHLHTAAVPRTPHRAQSAARAA, from the coding sequence ATGAGCAGTCCGCAGCCCCCACTCCGTGACACCCCCGGGACCGGGACGACCCCGTCCGCCCCGCCGCTCCTGCTGCGGCCCTGGGCGTACGAGGACGCCGAGCCGCTCGTACGTCATCACCGGGACCCGCATCTGCGTGCCTGGCTCGCCACCCACCTGGACACCACCCGGCAGGCACGCGCGTGGGTGTACGCCCAGAACGCGGGCTGGGCCGCCGGGGCCAGGGCGGCCTTCGCGATCGTCGAGGACACGGCGACGGGGCGCACGGCGCCGCTCGGCCACATCGGCGTCACCCGGGAGGGAGCGGCAGCCGTACGCGTCGGCTACTGGACCGCGCCCGAGGCACGCGGGCGCGGGATCGCCTCCCGGGCGCTCACCCGCGTCGCCCGCTGGGTCACGGACGAGGACAGCCCCTTCGCCGGACGCACCCCGGAACTCGTGCACGCCGTCGGCAACGAGGGATCGTGCCGGACCGCCCTCGCCTGCGGCTTTCCCCTCTCCGGAACGCTCCCCGCCGCCCCGCCGGCCCGGCCACGCGCCCAGCACCTCCACACGGCGGCCGTCCCCCGGACCCCGCACCGGGCTCAAAGCGCCGCGCGGGCCGCGTAG
- a CDS encoding VOC family protein, whose protein sequence is MSGPTTGEVAGAPCWLSLTARDLDAAERFYGAVLGWTFRRGDGGEREYAVGRLDEQPVAVIAAVAAELSLRVAWTAFFTVDDADQAVARIRERGGTVGVGPVPYPPHGRAALATDREGAAFGVWEGRTENRLHIGMRSAPAWLELHSRDAFEAAVFYGEVLRWADEKPAGFEVSYEQDKVVLRRDGEAVARLNSGPVESGSPRPQLRPRWLVRFRVPDPQAAAVAVVAYGGTVVPGGDWGGVRGPEEADGRRTVVVRDPEGALFALEAADDEKG, encoded by the coding sequence GTGTCGGGGCCGACGACCGGAGAGGTGGCGGGAGCGCCGTGCTGGCTGAGTCTGACCGCGCGGGATCTCGACGCGGCGGAGCGCTTCTACGGGGCCGTGCTCGGCTGGACGTTCCGGCGAGGTGACGGCGGGGAGCGGGAGTACGCCGTGGGCCGGCTCGACGAGCAGCCCGTGGCCGTGATCGCGGCCGTGGCGGCCGAGCTGTCCCTGCGGGTGGCCTGGACGGCGTTCTTCACGGTGGACGACGCGGACCAGGCGGTGGCGCGGATCCGGGAGCGCGGCGGCACGGTCGGCGTGGGTCCGGTCCCCTATCCGCCGCACGGGCGCGCCGCGCTCGCCACCGACCGCGAGGGGGCGGCGTTCGGCGTCTGGGAGGGGCGGACGGAGAACCGGCTTCACATCGGGATGCGCTCGGCGCCGGCCTGGCTGGAACTGCACAGCCGCGACGCGTTCGAGGCGGCCGTCTTCTACGGGGAGGTGCTGCGCTGGGCGGACGAGAAACCCGCCGGTTTCGAGGTCTCGTACGAGCAGGACAAGGTGGTGCTGCGCCGTGACGGTGAGGCCGTGGCCCGCTTGAACAGCGGGCCGGTCGAGTCCGGCTCGCCCCGGCCGCAGCTGCGTCCGCGCTGGCTCGTGCGGTTCCGGGTGCCGGATCCGCAGGCGGCGGCGGTGGCGGTCGTGGCCTATGGCGGGACCGTGGTGCCCGGCGGCGACTGGGGCGGGGTACGCGGTCCCGAGGAGGCCGACGGGCGCCGGACGGTGGTGGTGCGGGACCCCGAGGGCGCCCTTTTCGCCCTGGAGGCGGCAGACGACGAGAAGGGCTGA
- a CDS encoding MFS transporter, with translation MDGTKPDARPGGVVGVLALAGIVAALMQTLVVPLIGDLPKLLDTTASNASWVITATLLAGAVATPVAGRLGDTLGKRRVLLVSVVPLIVGSVVCALASSVVPMIVGRGLQGLGMGVVPLGISLLRDILPPEKLGGSIALMSASMGVGGALGLPFSAAVAENASWRVLFWVAAALSVVVGLLIWRVAPAGRRAAAPGRFDVPGALGLGVGLVALLLAVSKGATWGWGSGTTLGLFAVAVVVLLTWGWWELRTRDPLVDLRVTARPVVLMTNLASILVGFAMYAQSLVVPQLFQLPEATGYGLGQSMMAMGLWMAPAGLMMMVLAPLGAKLSAARGPKVTLSVGALVIAAGYGSSLALMGTTWGLLVVTLICNTGVGLAYGAMPALIMGAVPQEETASANSFNTLMRSIGTSVSAAVIGVVLAQLTTTLGGHALPSEDGFRVAMLIGCGVGLVAAVVAALIPSRLAAAPTGDPEGTEPARRATTEAAA, from the coding sequence GTGGACGGCACCAAGCCCGACGCCCGACCCGGAGGCGTCGTCGGCGTCCTCGCGCTCGCGGGCATCGTGGCCGCACTCATGCAGACCCTGGTGGTGCCGCTCATCGGCGACCTGCCCAAGCTGCTCGACACGACCGCGTCCAACGCCTCCTGGGTGATCACCGCCACCCTGCTCGCGGGCGCCGTCGCCACCCCGGTGGCCGGCCGGCTCGGCGACACCCTCGGCAAGCGACGGGTCCTGCTCGTCTCCGTCGTCCCGCTGATCGTCGGCTCGGTGGTCTGCGCGCTCGCCTCCTCCGTCGTCCCGATGATCGTCGGACGCGGCCTCCAGGGCCTCGGCATGGGCGTCGTCCCGCTCGGCATCAGCCTGCTGCGCGACATCCTCCCGCCCGAGAAGCTGGGCGGCTCCATCGCCCTGATGAGCGCCTCCATGGGCGTCGGGGGCGCCCTCGGCCTGCCGTTCTCCGCGGCCGTCGCCGAGAACGCCAGCTGGCGCGTCCTCTTCTGGGTCGCCGCCGCGCTCAGCGTCGTGGTCGGCCTCCTCATCTGGCGCGTCGCCCCCGCGGGACGCCGCGCCGCCGCACCCGGCCGCTTCGACGTACCGGGCGCGCTCGGCCTCGGCGTCGGGCTCGTCGCCCTGCTGCTCGCCGTCTCCAAGGGCGCGACCTGGGGCTGGGGCAGCGGCACCACCCTCGGCCTCTTCGCCGTCGCGGTGGTCGTCCTGCTCACCTGGGGCTGGTGGGAGCTGCGTACCCGCGACCCCCTCGTCGACCTGCGCGTCACCGCCCGCCCGGTCGTCCTGATGACCAACCTGGCGTCGATCCTCGTCGGGTTCGCGATGTACGCGCAGTCCCTGGTCGTCCCGCAGCTCTTCCAGTTGCCCGAGGCGACCGGTTACGGTCTGGGCCAGTCGATGATGGCCATGGGCCTCTGGATGGCCCCCGCGGGCCTGATGATGATGGTCCTCGCACCGCTCGGCGCCAAGCTCTCGGCCGCCCGTGGCCCCAAGGTCACGCTCTCCGTCGGCGCCCTCGTCATAGCCGCCGGATACGGTTCCTCACTCGCCCTGATGGGCACCACCTGGGGCCTGCTCGTCGTGACGCTCATCTGCAACACCGGTGTGGGACTCGCCTACGGGGCCATGCCGGCGCTCATCATGGGCGCCGTCCCGCAGGAGGAGACCGCCTCCGCCAACAGCTTCAACACCCTGATGCGGTCCATCGGCACCTCCGTCTCCGCCGCAGTGATCGGTGTCGTCCTCGCCCAGCTGACCACCACCCTGGGTGGCCACGCGCTGCCGTCCGAGGACGGCTTCCGCGTCGCCATGCTCATCGGCTGCGGCGTCGGCCTGGTGGCCGCGGTCGTCGCCGCCCTCATCCCGAGCCGGCTCGCCGCCGCGCCGACCGGCGACCCGGAAGGTACGGAACCCGCGCGGCGCGCCACCACCGAGGCCGCGGCCTGA
- a CDS encoding MarR family transcriptional regulator, which produces MDKPVDKPLHLVEFETMLLSRHAHLYAPRSRAAGGHLDRSAYVLLSRIRMHGPMSIGQLSEAFGLDASTLNRQTAAMLRAGVVERIPDPEGGIARKFRITEEGERRLEADRNSNIEGLDRVMEEWSPEDVARFAAFLERFNRDIERLEGRPWPRP; this is translated from the coding sequence ATGGACAAGCCCGTGGACAAACCCCTTCACCTGGTCGAGTTCGAGACCATGCTGCTCAGTCGGCACGCCCATCTGTACGCACCCCGGTCCCGGGCCGCCGGTGGTCACCTGGACCGCAGCGCGTACGTCCTGCTGAGCCGTATCCGGATGCACGGGCCGATGTCCATCGGGCAGCTCAGCGAGGCCTTCGGGCTCGACGCCTCCACCCTCAACCGGCAGACCGCGGCGATGCTGCGCGCCGGGGTCGTGGAGCGCATCCCCGACCCGGAGGGCGGTATCGCCCGCAAGTTCCGGATCACGGAGGAGGGCGAGCGACGCCTGGAGGCCGACCGGAACTCGAACATCGAGGGTCTTGACCGGGTCATGGAGGAGTGGTCACCCGAGGACGTGGCCCGCTTCGCGGCCTTCCTGGAACGCTTCAACCGGGACATCGAGCGGCTGGAGGGGCGCCCCTGGCCGCGCCCCTGA
- a CDS encoding YrdB family protein: MKLPTPLYVINEGLAFLLELAALTVLAWWGWESAEAWAPRLLLAVAAPAAAAVLWGLFAAPKARVRIPVAGVLAVKALVFGAAAAALYALGRHDGAIAFAVVALVNTGLATVDRRARAAA, translated from the coding sequence ATGAAGCTCCCCACCCCCCTGTACGTGATCAACGAAGGGCTGGCGTTCCTCCTGGAGTTGGCGGCGCTGACCGTCCTCGCGTGGTGGGGCTGGGAGAGCGCGGAGGCCTGGGCTCCACGCCTCCTGCTCGCCGTCGCCGCGCCTGCGGCGGCAGCCGTGCTGTGGGGGCTCTTCGCCGCCCCGAAGGCCCGGGTGCGCATACCCGTGGCGGGCGTCCTGGCCGTGAAGGCGCTGGTGTTCGGTGCCGCGGCGGCCGCCCTCTACGCGCTGGGGCGCCATGACGGGGCGATCGCCTTCGCCGTCGTGGCCCTGGTCAACACCGGCCTCGCGACGGTGGACCGCCGGGCTCGCGCGGCGGCCTGA
- a CDS encoding carbohydrate binding domain-containing protein has protein sequence MTRTRGLSRNHGLTRRHRRLPLRPLAALGVAAGVLGLVTAPSAGPASGGAPRTAPVAATAENTATVFYWTKTKNWAQYKLHWAPDGGSWTTVPGVAMEAACTDWVKKTVTLGTATGLQATFNNGSGTWDNNGGRNYALGTGAITVKDGVIAHSDPCAGTEPGPTPTPGAKATVYYSTEALGWSTANIHYQPAGGAWTTAPGAGMQSACAGWWKREVDLGPATSLKAAFNNGNGTWDNNGGADYTIGTGVSTVRNNAVTANAADPCAAEVPDTQAPTAPANVTAAADGTSVLLTWDPATDNKGVAKYQVTRVGGSGGTVVTDVGSTVLSDTGLAERTAYTYTLRAVDAAGNVSATSAPATATTGDKPAGPGTGKPLGTDPRKDPIYFVLTARFNDGDPSNNRGGSQHTKSGNAANDDPMFRGDFKGLIQKLDYVKGLGFSAIWVTPVVLNRSDYDYHGYHGYDFYKVDPRLESAGASYQDLIDAAHAKGMKIYQDVVYNHSSRWGAKGLFTPTVYGVRDSQWSWYYDEKQPGFEYDGLTIDPKTGKSYYNGDLWSTAEPAGNTCLNWGEPTGGKSAEGYTVYNCQWPSPTSGMFPKALFHQCWIGNWEGEDSRSCWLHEDLADLNTENPTVQNYLIGAFDKYIDMGVDGFRVDTAVHIPRTTWNRRFLPAIQERVTQSHGAEAAKNFFVFGEVAAFVNDKWNRGSVNHSAQFFTWKERKEYDADDTKAALEMYDYEQQQGTGSQPTSTNAFLNGNSYHTPDHSRFSGMNVIDMRMHMNFGDAYNAFSNGKDSDDSYNDATYNVVYVDSHDYGPNKSSERYTGGTDAWAENMSLMWTFRGIPTLYYGSEIEFQKGKKIDCGPSCPLATTGRAYFGDHVAGSVTASGFSQVSSASGAVATTLEQPLVKHVQRLNQIRRAVPALQTGQYSTEGISGGMAFKRRYTSGSTDSFALVTVSGGATYTGIPNGTYTDAVSGDVKTVSNGMLSVGAPGKGNLRVYVLNGPGRIGTAGPYLK, from the coding sequence ATGACACGCACACGCGGACTGTCACGAAATCACGGACTGACACGCCGTCACAGACGGCTCCCCCTCCGGCCGTTGGCCGCTCTCGGGGTCGCCGCGGGCGTCCTCGGCCTGGTGACCGCACCGTCCGCCGGACCCGCCTCGGGCGGTGCCCCGCGCACCGCCCCGGTCGCGGCCACCGCCGAGAACACCGCCACCGTCTTCTACTGGACGAAGACGAAGAACTGGGCGCAGTACAAGCTCCATTGGGCGCCCGACGGCGGTTCGTGGACCACCGTCCCCGGTGTGGCCATGGAGGCGGCCTGTACGGACTGGGTGAAGAAGACCGTCACCCTCGGTACGGCCACGGGCCTCCAGGCGACCTTCAACAACGGCAGCGGCACCTGGGACAACAACGGCGGCCGGAACTACGCCCTCGGCACCGGTGCCATCACCGTCAAGGACGGAGTGATCGCCCACTCCGACCCCTGCGCCGGAACCGAGCCCGGACCGACCCCGACGCCGGGGGCGAAGGCCACCGTCTACTACTCGACCGAGGCCCTGGGCTGGTCGACCGCCAACATCCACTACCAGCCCGCGGGTGGCGCCTGGACCACGGCCCCCGGCGCCGGCATGCAGTCCGCCTGCGCCGGCTGGTGGAAGCGGGAGGTCGACCTCGGCCCGGCCACCTCCCTCAAGGCCGCCTTCAACAACGGCAACGGCACCTGGGACAACAACGGCGGCGCCGACTACACGATCGGCACGGGCGTCAGCACCGTACGGAACAACGCGGTGACGGCGAACGCCGCCGACCCGTGCGCCGCCGAAGTACCCGACACCCAGGCCCCGACCGCCCCCGCGAACGTCACCGCCGCCGCGGACGGCACCTCGGTGCTGCTCACCTGGGACCCCGCCACCGACAACAAGGGCGTGGCGAAGTACCAGGTCACGCGGGTCGGCGGCAGCGGCGGGACGGTCGTCACCGATGTCGGTTCCACCGTTCTCTCCGACACGGGCCTCGCCGAACGGACCGCGTACACCTACACGCTGAGGGCCGTGGACGCGGCGGGCAACGTCTCCGCCACCTCCGCGCCCGCGACCGCCACCACCGGGGACAAGCCGGCCGGCCCCGGCACCGGGAAGCCCCTCGGCACCGACCCGCGCAAGGACCCGATCTACTTCGTGCTCACCGCCCGCTTCAACGACGGCGACCCGTCGAACAACCGCGGCGGCAGCCAGCACACCAAGTCGGGCAACGCGGCCAACGACGACCCCATGTTCCGGGGCGACTTCAAGGGCCTCATCCAGAAGCTGGACTACGTCAAGGGCCTCGGCTTCTCGGCGATATGGGTGACCCCGGTGGTCCTCAACCGCTCGGACTACGACTACCACGGCTACCACGGCTACGACTTCTACAAGGTCGACCCCCGTCTGGAGTCGGCCGGCGCCTCCTACCAGGACCTGATCGACGCCGCCCACGCCAAGGGCATGAAGATCTACCAGGACGTCGTCTACAACCACTCCTCGCGCTGGGGCGCCAAGGGCCTGTTCACGCCCACCGTGTACGGCGTGCGGGACAGCCAGTGGAGTTGGTACTACGACGAGAAGCAGCCCGGCTTCGAGTACGACGGCCTGACGATCGACCCGAAGACCGGCAAGTCGTACTACAACGGTGACCTGTGGTCGACGGCCGAGCCCGCCGGCAACACCTGCCTCAACTGGGGCGAGCCCACCGGCGGCAAGAGCGCCGAAGGGTACACCGTCTACAACTGCCAGTGGCCGAGCCCTACGTCCGGGATGTTCCCGAAGGCGCTCTTCCACCAGTGCTGGATCGGCAACTGGGAGGGCGAGGACTCCCGTTCGTGCTGGCTGCACGAGGACCTGGCCGACCTCAACACCGAGAACCCGACCGTCCAGAACTATCTGATCGGCGCCTTCGACAAGTACATCGACATGGGCGTCGACGGCTTCCGCGTCGACACCGCCGTGCACATCCCGCGGACCACCTGGAACCGCCGCTTCCTGCCGGCCATCCAGGAGCGGGTGACGCAGAGCCACGGCGCCGAGGCCGCGAAGAACTTCTTCGTCTTCGGCGAGGTCGCCGCCTTCGTGAACGACAAGTGGAACCGCGGCTCGGTGAACCACTCGGCGCAGTTCTTCACCTGGAAGGAGCGCAAGGAGTACGACGCGGACGACACCAAGGCCGCCCTGGAGATGTACGACTACGAGCAGCAACAGGGCACGGGCAGCCAGCCCACCTCGACCAACGCCTTCCTGAACGGCAACAGTTACCACACGCCCGACCACAGCCGTTTCTCCGGCATGAACGTCATCGACATGCGCATGCACATGAACTTCGGTGACGCGTACAACGCCTTCTCCAACGGCAAGGACTCGGACGACAGTTACAACGACGCCACCTACAACGTCGTCTATGTCGACAGCCACGACTACGGGCCCAACAAGTCGAGCGAGCGGTACACGGGCGGCACCGACGCCTGGGCGGAGAACATGTCCCTGATGTGGACCTTCCGCGGCATCCCGACGCTGTACTACGGCTCCGAGATCGAGTTCCAGAAGGGCAAGAAGATCGACTGCGGGCCGTCCTGCCCGCTCGCCACGACCGGCCGCGCGTACTTCGGCGACCATGTCGCCGGCTCGGTCACGGCCTCCGGCTTCTCCCAGGTGTCGTCGGCGTCCGGCGCGGTCGCGACCACGCTGGAGCAGCCCCTGGTGAAGCACGTGCAGCGGCTCAACCAGATCCGCCGGGCCGTCCCCGCGCTCCAGACGGGCCAGTACTCCACGGAGGGCATCTCGGGCGGTATGGCGTTCAAGCGCCGCTACACCAGCGGGAGTACGGACAGCTTCGCCCTGGTCACGGTCTCGGGCGGCGCCACGTACACGGGCATCCCGAACGGCACCTACACCGACGCGGTCTCCGGCGACGTGAAAACCGTCTCCAACGGCATGCTCTCGGTCGGCGCACCGGGCAAGGGCAACCTGCGGGTGTACGTCCTGAACGGCCCCGGCAGGATCGGCACGGCGGGCCCGTACCTGAAGTAG
- a CDS encoding TetR/AcrR family transcriptional regulator: MTATPGDPRAARTRAKLRQALFDECAEHPLADVTIATLVRRAGVGRATFYVHYSDLEALAVDACADVVRDAVDALHAWRGTPDPATPPPALLDFLAELAPHAGLYRTLLRPGGGGPLGLVLHEDLRARSFHERSLAGAPEPELIASAVAATFAGVLADWLHGLVEGDSDRIAHQIWRLLVTLHRTPLG, encoded by the coding sequence GTGACCGCGACACCCGGAGACCCCCGGGCGGCCAGGACACGGGCCAAGCTGCGACAGGCACTCTTCGACGAGTGCGCCGAGCACCCGCTCGCCGACGTCACCATCGCCACGCTCGTACGCCGGGCCGGCGTCGGCCGCGCCACCTTCTACGTGCACTACAGCGACCTGGAGGCACTCGCCGTCGACGCCTGTGCCGACGTCGTCCGCGACGCGGTGGACGCCCTGCACGCCTGGCGCGGCACCCCCGACCCGGCGACCCCGCCGCCCGCGCTGCTCGACTTCCTCGCCGAACTCGCCCCGCACGCGGGCCTCTACCGCACCCTGCTGCGCCCGGGCGGCGGCGGACCGCTCGGCCTCGTGCTCCATGAGGACCTGCGGGCCCGCAGCTTCCACGAGCGCAGCCTGGCCGGTGCCCCCGAGCCGGAACTGATCGCCTCGGCCGTGGCCGCGACCTTCGCCGGTGTCCTCGCCGACTGGCTGCACGGCCTGGTGGAGGGTGACTCCGACCGGATCGCCCACCAGATCTGGCGCCTGCTCGTCACCCTGCACCGCACCCCGCTGGGGTAG
- a CDS encoding DUF1304 domain-containing protein, whose translation METTANVLVGLVAALHAYILVLEMFLWEKKPGRGLSGFDADMARATAPLAANQGLYNGFLAAGLVWGLIADDPTGFRVQVFFLGCVVIAGLYGGLTANRRILVAQALPGALALGAVLLSR comes from the coding sequence GTGGAGACGACGGCGAACGTGCTGGTGGGCCTGGTGGCCGCCCTGCACGCGTACATCCTTGTTCTGGAGATGTTCCTGTGGGAGAAGAAGCCGGGACGCGGCCTCTCCGGCTTCGACGCCGACATGGCCCGCGCCACCGCACCGCTCGCCGCGAACCAGGGCCTCTACAACGGCTTTCTCGCCGCCGGACTCGTCTGGGGCCTGATCGCCGACGACCCGACCGGCTTCCGGGTCCAGGTCTTCTTCCTCGGCTGCGTCGTCATCGCCGGTCTCTACGGCGGTCTCACCGCCAACCGCCGCATCCTGGTCGCCCAGGCACTCCCGGGAGCGCTCGCCCTCGGCGCCGTCCTGCTGAGCCGGTGA